Below is a window of Stygiolobus azoricus DNA.
TAATGTCATTGGATAGTTTAGATAACATATCCTCCAGCCTCGCTGATGCCTCATCTATCGTAGACAAATAAGATAATATACTCTCCCTCAAGTTAATGAGGCATTTCTCCGCTGGTTTTCTAGAAGATACAGCCCTCGCAGCGTCTTTTATTGCAGCACTGGTTTGATATAGTGCCTGAGTTAGCATTACCATAGCTTCCTTAAAATCTGGTAAAAACGCTCCACCATATATAATGGATAATGTTTCCTCTCTAGACATTGCTATCCTTTCGGTTACCGTCTTGATCTTAACTATATTTGAATTCACGGTATCTTCTTCATTATTTAAAACTCCAACGAATAATTGCCTAAGACTATCACAAGCTACTTTCAGGTCCTCGCCAATTTTCACCAGTTTAATGAAGAGTTCCTCCTCTTTATTCAGTTTAAACTTAATCATTTAAGTTATCTCCTTACACGAAGGTTAAAAACCTACTCTAAAAACGTTTATGTTACACCATCACCTACTATCTATAGGAATATATTTCCTGCCTATTTCACCCTTATAGTACGCTTTAGGTCTTATTATCTTGTTATCTTTCACGTACTCTAATATATGTGCTATCCATCCAGTAACCCTAGCCGACGCAAAAACCGTCGGGAAGAACTCTGGCTCGAAGCCTAGTGCATAAAATACGATGCTAGAGTAGAAGTCTACATTAGGGTATATGCCTTTTGGTCCTAAATGCTTAATTCCTATCTCCTCTACCTTCTCGGCTATCTCATAAAGTCTCTTAATCTCTCCTCCCTTTTTTTCAGCTAACAGTTTTGCATAGGCCTTCAATATTCTAGCCCTCGGATCATAGGTCTTGTAAACTCTATGACCAAAACCCATTATCCTTTGTTTATTAGCCAGTCTATTAAGAATGTATTTCTCTACATTTTCTATATATCCTATTTCCTTGAACATCTTGAGGGCTTCATAATTTGCACCCCCGTGTAATGGACCTTTTAACGCTGATATGCCTGCTATAATAGATGAGTATATGTCGGAAAGCGTGGATGCTACTACCAAGGAAGCAAAAGTGGACGCATTCATTTCATGATCTATATGGAGAATCATGGCAACGTCCATTGCCTTATATTCCTCTTCACTAGGTTTTGTTCCATTAACCATGTAGAGGAAATTTGCTGCATGTGAAAGGCTTGTGTCTGGTTCTACAGGCTCTAAATCCCTCCTTAATCTGATATAGTAAGAAATTATAGTAGGAAATTTAGATATTAGGTTAATTATACTCTGTTCTGAAACATTGTAAGTATGAGTATTTTCCTCGAGCCCCATAATACTGACTGCTGTTCTCAGTACGTCCATGGGATCAGCATTCTTTTTTACGCTTTTTAAAAATTCTTTAACCCTATCTGAAATACCCCTCGATTCCCTCAAAGACTTAACGAAATTTTCGTACTCATATATGTTAGGTAGCTTCCCGTAAAGTATAAGGTAACTAGTTTCTTCAAAATTGGAAAATTCAGCCAAGTCGTAAATAGAATATCCTCTATAATAAAGTCTACCTAGTTCACCGTCTATATAAGTTATTTCCGTCTCTTTAACATAAACGTCCTCAAGACCCTTCTTTATCTCCATGTTTAGCCAACTCCTTTAATTTACTCAAAGCAAACTCTTTATCTTTCTTCTCCACTTTTATCTTTTCTATAATATCTTCTAAGGTGTAAATTACTTCATAAGCTACCTTCCTATTCACG
It encodes the following:
- a CDS encoding DUF47 domain-containing protein encodes the protein MIKFKLNKEEELFIKLVKIGEDLKVACDSLRQLFVGVLNNEEDTVNSNIVKIKTVTERIAMSREETLSIIYGGAFLPDFKEAMVMLTQALYQTSAAIKDAARAVSSRKPAEKCLINLRESILSYLSTIDEASARLEDMLSKLSNDINEALKVGKEIQMLERSGDELKDMLISRLYSMEKDIDLITILQMRDVIFFLDDILDFMEDATLSIEVLYATLKS
- a CDS encoding citrate synthase/methylcitrate synthase, producing the protein MEIKKGLEDVYVKETEITYIDGELGRLYYRGYSIYDLAEFSNFEETSYLILYGKLPNIYEYENFVKSLRESRGISDRVKEFLKSVKKNADPMDVLRTAVSIMGLEENTHTYNVSEQSIINLISKFPTIISYYIRLRRDLEPVEPDTSLSHAANFLYMVNGTKPSEEEYKAMDVAMILHIDHEMNASTFASLVVASTLSDIYSSIIAGISALKGPLHGGANYEALKMFKEIGYIENVEKYILNRLANKQRIMGFGHRVYKTYDPRARILKAYAKLLAEKKGGEIKRLYEIAEKVEEIGIKHLGPKGIYPNVDFYSSIVFYALGFEPEFFPTVFASARVTGWIAHILEYVKDNKIIRPKAYYKGEIGRKYIPIDSR